From Rhinoraja longicauda isolate Sanriku21f chromosome 30, sRhiLon1.1, whole genome shotgun sequence, a single genomic window includes:
- the hes2.1 gene encoding transcription factor HES-2.1 — MPPHLQSSNSGHGPLTTQLSRRRKREASELRKTLKPLMEKRRRARINDNLNKLKALILPLIGKDSPRYSKLEKADILEMTVQFLHTLPKSSQYDRLDSYREGYLACLAQLTHLLPSSKLVEREECGCLVDYLERCMDLPHLYHHPISHAREPACPEGSPPPDPSQPNRTPPSSPDANARQRPTATSRDLSPWRPWLPA, encoded by the exons ATGCCCCCACATCTCCAGTCGAGCAACTCCGGGCACGGCCCGCTCACCACACAGCTGAGCAGACGAAGGAAGAGAGAAGCCAGCGAGTTGAGAAAG ACTCTCAAGCCTTTGATGGAGAAAAGAAGACGGGCGCGAATCAACGACAACCTGAACAAATTAAAGGCTCTAATCCTGCCCCTCATTGGCAAGGAT AGCCCACGGTACTCCAAATTGGAAAAGGCGGACATCCTGGAAATGACTGTGCAATTCCTGCACACTTTGCCCAAGTCATCACAGTACG ATCGCCTGGACAGCTACAGAGAAGGGTACCTGGCGTGCCTCGCACAGCTGACCCACCTGCTCCCTTCATCCAAGCTGGTGGAAAGGGAGGAGTGCGGCTGCCTGGTGGACTACCTGGAGCGATGCATGGACCTGCCCCACCTCTACCACCATCCCATCTCACACGCCAGGGAGCCGGCATGTCCCGAGGGCTCGCCGCCTCCAGACCCATCCCAGCCCAACAGGACCCCACCTTCCTCGCCCGACGCCAACGCTCGCCAGCGACCCACCGCGACCTCCCGGGACCTGTCTCCCTGGAGACCCTGGTTACCGGCCTGA